In Thalassophryne amazonica chromosome 4, fThaAma1.1, whole genome shotgun sequence, a genomic segment contains:
- the LOC117508315 gene encoding C5a anaphylatoxin chemotactic receptor 1 isoform X1, producing MDYVLDNDFSQVSDDNFSNYTWDLNYTLPPLPDILTPEIQPLQILSLLCYSLVILLGVPGNALVVWVTGFCMSPTVTSIWFLNLALADLLCCLSLPLLMVPLAHDDHWHFGPVACTLVKGLFFLVMYCSVLQLVLISLDRWILVSKPVWCQNNRRPRYAALGCAAVWCVALLSSIPQFVYSTEIKAGADKRECVVKYTTLTAWVVTSFHFVMGFFLPFLVIVACHLVVLRRAERGLSRGPRSKRTLRIIMAVVLSFFLCWFPLHIADFLVLTTPRNSPRSPDVYLAHVLTLCLAYFNSCLNPLLYVCLGRGFKDSMNRSLRNLLPFLTEDPGVRVSVTNTDTKSSSTGKELTQI from the exons GTCCTTGACAATGATTTTTCT CAGGTCAGCGACGACAATTTTTCCAATTACACCTGGGATTTGAACTACACCCTGCCTCCATTACCTGACATTTTGACCCCTGAGATTCAGCCACTCCAAATCCTTTCCCTGTTGTGCTACAGCCTTGTGATCTTGCTGGGTGTCCCTGGAAATGCTTTGGTGGTGTGGGTGACAGGGTTCTGCATGTCACCCACTGTCACTTCCATCTGGTTCCTCAACCTTGCGCTGGCtgatcttctgtgctgcctttcTCTCCCATTGCTCATGGTCCCATTAGCCCACGATGACCACTGGCACTTTGGCCCGGTGGCCTGCACGCTGGTCAAAGGCCTGTTTTTCCTTGTGAtgtactgcagtgtgctgcagctTGTTTTGATCAGTCTGGACCGATGGATTCTGGTCAGCAAACCAGTGTGGTGCCAGAACAACAGGCGACCTCGGTACGCTGCCTTGGGGTGCGCCGCTGTCTGGTGTGTGGCCCTGCTCAGCAGCATCCCTCAATTTGTCTATTCCACAGAGATCAAAGCAGGTGCAGATAAGCGCGAGTGTGTGGTGAAGTACACTACACTTACCGCCTGGGTCGTCACATCCTTCCACTTCGTGATGGGATTTTTCCTCCCTTTCCTTGTGATTGTGGCTTGCCATCTGGTGGTGCTCAGGAGAGCAGAGAGGGGATTGTCCCGTGGGCCCCGTTCCAAGCGCACCCTGAGGATCATCATGGCTGTGGTTCTCAGCTTTTTCCTCTGCTGGTTCCCACTGCACATAGCGGACTTCCTCGTGCTGACCACACCTCGAAATTCACCCAGAAGCCCAGATGTCTACCTTGCACATGTTCTCACTCTCTGCCTCGCCTACTTCAACAGCTGTCTCAacccactactgtatgtgtgcctCGGCCGAGGCTTCAAGGACAGCATGAATCGCTCCCTGCGTAACTTGCTACCCTTCCTCACCGAGGATCCTGGGGTCAGGGTCAGCGTCACTAACACTGATACCAAAAGCAGCAGCACTGGAAAGGAGTTGACTCAGATCTGA
- the LOC117508315 gene encoding C5a anaphylatoxin chemotactic receptor 1 isoform X2 has translation MDYVSDDNFSNYTWDLNYTLPPLPDILTPEIQPLQILSLLCYSLVILLGVPGNALVVWVTGFCMSPTVTSIWFLNLALADLLCCLSLPLLMVPLAHDDHWHFGPVACTLVKGLFFLVMYCSVLQLVLISLDRWILVSKPVWCQNNRRPRYAALGCAAVWCVALLSSIPQFVYSTEIKAGADKRECVVKYTTLTAWVVTSFHFVMGFFLPFLVIVACHLVVLRRAERGLSRGPRSKRTLRIIMAVVLSFFLCWFPLHIADFLVLTTPRNSPRSPDVYLAHVLTLCLAYFNSCLNPLLYVCLGRGFKDSMNRSLRNLLPFLTEDPGVRVSVTNTDTKSSSTGKELTQI, from the coding sequence GTCAGCGACGACAATTTTTCCAATTACACCTGGGATTTGAACTACACCCTGCCTCCATTACCTGACATTTTGACCCCTGAGATTCAGCCACTCCAAATCCTTTCCCTGTTGTGCTACAGCCTTGTGATCTTGCTGGGTGTCCCTGGAAATGCTTTGGTGGTGTGGGTGACAGGGTTCTGCATGTCACCCACTGTCACTTCCATCTGGTTCCTCAACCTTGCGCTGGCtgatcttctgtgctgcctttcTCTCCCATTGCTCATGGTCCCATTAGCCCACGATGACCACTGGCACTTTGGCCCGGTGGCCTGCACGCTGGTCAAAGGCCTGTTTTTCCTTGTGAtgtactgcagtgtgctgcagctTGTTTTGATCAGTCTGGACCGATGGATTCTGGTCAGCAAACCAGTGTGGTGCCAGAACAACAGGCGACCTCGGTACGCTGCCTTGGGGTGCGCCGCTGTCTGGTGTGTGGCCCTGCTCAGCAGCATCCCTCAATTTGTCTATTCCACAGAGATCAAAGCAGGTGCAGATAAGCGCGAGTGTGTGGTGAAGTACACTACACTTACCGCCTGGGTCGTCACATCCTTCCACTTCGTGATGGGATTTTTCCTCCCTTTCCTTGTGATTGTGGCTTGCCATCTGGTGGTGCTCAGGAGAGCAGAGAGGGGATTGTCCCGTGGGCCCCGTTCCAAGCGCACCCTGAGGATCATCATGGCTGTGGTTCTCAGCTTTTTCCTCTGCTGGTTCCCACTGCACATAGCGGACTTCCTCGTGCTGACCACACCTCGAAATTCACCCAGAAGCCCAGATGTCTACCTTGCACATGTTCTCACTCTCTGCCTCGCCTACTTCAACAGCTGTCTCAacccactactgtatgtgtgcctCGGCCGAGGCTTCAAGGACAGCATGAATCGCTCCCTGCGTAACTTGCTACCCTTCCTCACCGAGGATCCTGGGGTCAGGGTCAGCGTCACTAACACTGATACCAAAAGCAGCAGCACTGGAAAGGAGTTGACTCAGATCTGA